In a single window of the Lepidochelys kempii isolate rLepKem1 chromosome 21, rLepKem1.hap2, whole genome shotgun sequence genome:
- the STRIP1 gene encoding striatin-interacting protein 1 isoform X2, which translates to MEPGGVGGPGPLIVNNKQRGGLLLPPPAGKGREFNRNQRKDSEGYSESPDLEFEYADTDRWSAELSELYSYTEGPEFQLNRKCFEEDFRVHVLDKKWTELDSSQHRTHAMRLLDGLEVTAREKRLKVARAILYVAQGTFGECGSEAEVQAWMRYNIFLLLEVGTFNALVELLNMEIDNSAACSSAVRKPAISLADSTDLRVLLNIMYLIVETVRQEAEGDKIEWKTIRQTFRAELGAPLYNNEPFSVMLFGMVTKFCSGHAPHFPMKKVLLLLWKTALCTLGGFEELQAMKAEKREILGLPSLPEDSIKVIRNMRAASPPASASDLIEQQQKRGRREHKALIKQDNLDAFNERDPYKADDSREEEEENDDDSSLEGETFPLERDEVMPPPIQHPPTDRFACPKGLPWAPKVREKDIEMFLESSRSKFIGYTLGNDTNTVVGLPRPIHESIRTLKLHKYTSIAEVQVQMEEEYVRSPLSGGEEEVEQVPTEALYQGLLPSLPQYMIALLKILLAAAPTSKAKTDSINILADVLPEEMPTTVLQSMKLGVDVNRHKEIIVKAISAVLLLLLKHFKLNHVYQFEYMAQHLVFANCIPLILKFFNQNIMSYITAKNSISVLDYPYCVVHELPELTAESLEAGDNNQFCWRNLFSCINLLRILNKLTKWKHSRTMMLVVFKSAPILKRALKVKQAMMQLYVLKLLKVQTKYLGRQWRKSNMKTMSAIYQKVRHRLNDDWAYGNDLDARPWDFQAEECALRASIERFNSRRYDRAHSNPDFLPVDNCLQSVLGQRVELPEDFQMNYDLWLEREVFSRPISWEELLQ; encoded by the exons ATGGAGCCGGGCGGCGTCGGCGGGCCGGGGCCGCTGATCGTGAACAACAAGCAGCGGGGcgggctgctgctgccgccgccggcGGGGAAGGGCCGCGAGTTCAACCGCAACCAGCGCAAGGACTCGGAG GGCTATTCCGAATCCCCAGACTTGGAGTTTGAATATGCAGACACAGATAGATGGTCTGCAGAGCTGTCGG AACTATACAGCTACACGGAGGGTCCGGAGTTCCAGCTGAATCGAAAATGCTTTGAGGAAGATTTTAGGGTCCACG TGCTGGATAAAAAATGGACCGAGCTGGACAGCAGCCAGCATCGAACCCATGCCATGCGGCTCCTCGATGGGCTGGAGGTCACTGCCAGGGAGAAGAGGCTCAAGGTGGCCCGAGCCATCCTCTACGTTGCACAAG GCACCTTTGGAGAGTGCGGCTCCGAGGCTGAAGTTCAAGCCTGGATGCGATATAACATTTTCTTGCTACTGGAAGTTGGGACCTTCAACGCTTTGGTGGAGCTTCTGAACATGGAGATTGA TAACAGCGCCGCCTGCAGCAGTGCCGTGAGGAAGCCCGCCATCTCCCTGGCCGACAGCACAGATTTGAG GGTGTTGCTGAACATCATGTACCTGATCGTAGAGACTGTCCGGCAGGAGGCTGAGGGAGACAAGATTGAGTGGAAGACCATTAGGCAGACTTTCCGAGCAGAGCTAG GGGCCCCGCTGTATAACAACGAGCCATTTTCCGTCATGCTCTTCGGAATGGTGACCAAATTCTGCAGCGGCCATGCCCCGCACTTCCCTATGAAGAAGGTGCTGCTACTGCTCTGGAAAACGGCGCTG TGCACTCTGGGAGGCTTCGAGGAGCTCCAAGCCATGAAAGCCGAGAAACGGGAGATACTGGGCCTCCCGTCACTTCCAGAGGACAGCATCAAAGTGATCCGCAACATGAGGGCTGCGTCCCCACCGGCGTCGGCCTCCGACCTGATCGAACAGCAGCAGAAACGGGGCCGGCGGGAACACAAG GCTCTGATTAAGCAAGACAACCTCGATGCCTTCAATGAGCGGGACCCTTACAAAGCTGACGACTCccgtgaggaagaggaggagaatgacgATGACAGCAGCCTCGAGGGGGAGACATTCCCCCTGGAACGAGACGAGGTGATGCCTCCACCCATCCAGCACCCTCCCACTGACCGATTCGCCTGCCCAAaggggctgccctgggctcccaaggtcag AGAGAAGGACATCGAGATGTTCCTGGAATCCAGCCGCAGCAAGTTCATTGGCTACACGCTGGGGAA TGACACGAACACGGTGGTGGGGCTGCCCAGGCCCATCCACGAGAGCATCCGAACCCTGAAACTG CACAAGTACACGTCGATCGCGGAGGTTCAGGTTCAGATGGAAGAGGAGTACGTGCGCTCCCCGCTCTCCGGG ggggaagaggaagtggaGCAAGTTCCTACGGAAGCCCTGTAccagggcctccttcccagcctGCCCCAGTACATG ATTGCCTTGCTGAAGATCCTGCTGGCCGCAGCCCCCACTTCCAAAGCCAAGACGGATTCCATTAACATCCTCGCGGACGTCTTGCCGGAGGAGATGCC GACCACGGTGCTGCAGAGCATGAAGCTGGGCGTGGACGTGAACCGGCACAAAGAGATCATCGTCAAGGCCATTTCCGccgtgctgctcctgctgctcaaACACTTCAAGCTGAATCACGTTTATCAG TTTGAGTACATGGCCCAGCACCTGGTGTTTGCCAACTGCATCCCACTCATCCTGAAATTCTTCAATCAGAACATCATGTCCTACATCACTGCCAAGAACAG CATCTCGGTCTTGGATTACCCTTACTGCGTGGTACACGAGCTTCCGGAGCTGACGGCAGAGAGTCTG GAAGCCGGGGACAACAATCAGTTTTGCTGGCGGAACCTGTTCTCCTGTATAAACCTCTTGAGGATATTGAACAAGCTGACAAAGTGGAAGCACTCCAGGACCATG ATGCTGGTGGTGTTCAAGTCGGCTCCCATCCTGAAACGAGCCCTGAAGGTGAAGCAAGCCATGATGCAGCTCTACGTCCTGAAGCTGCTCAAGGTGCAGACCAAGTACCTGGGACGGCAGTGGAGGAAAAGCAACATGAAGACCATGTCCGCGATCTACCAGAAAGTGCGGCACCGGCTCAACGATGACTGGGCCTATGGAAATG ATCTGGATGCACGGCCCTGGGACTTCCAGGCGGAGGAGTGCGCCCTGCGAGCCAGCATCGAGCGCTTCAACTCCCGGCGCTACGACCGGGCGCACAGCAACCCTGACTTCCTGCCCGTGGATAACTGTTTACAGAGCGTGCTGGGCCAGAGGGTGGAGCTGCCGGAGGATTTCCAGATGAACTATGACCTGTGGCTAGAAAGGGAAGTCTTCTCCAGACCTATCTCCTGGGAAGAACTGCTACAATAA
- the STRIP1 gene encoding striatin-interacting protein 1 isoform X1, which yields MVTRAARRGKRVETLGLKMSTWMLLFHLIPVPKGYSESPDLEFEYADTDRWSAELSELYSYTEGPEFQLNRKCFEEDFRVHVLDKKWTELDSSQHRTHAMRLLDGLEVTAREKRLKVARAILYVAQGTFGECGSEAEVQAWMRYNIFLLLEVGTFNALVELLNMEIDNSAACSSAVRKPAISLADSTDLRVLLNIMYLIVETVRQEAEGDKIEWKTIRQTFRAELGAPLYNNEPFSVMLFGMVTKFCSGHAPHFPMKKVLLLLWKTALCTLGGFEELQAMKAEKREILGLPSLPEDSIKVIRNMRAASPPASASDLIEQQQKRGRREHKALIKQDNLDAFNERDPYKADDSREEEEENDDDSSLEGETFPLERDEVMPPPIQHPPTDRFACPKGLPWAPKVREKDIEMFLESSRSKFIGYTLGNDTNTVVGLPRPIHESIRTLKLHKYTSIAEVQVQMEEEYVRSPLSGGEEEVEQVPTEALYQGLLPSLPQYMIALLKILLAAAPTSKAKTDSINILADVLPEEMPTTVLQSMKLGVDVNRHKEIIVKAISAVLLLLLKHFKLNHVYQFEYMAQHLVFANCIPLILKFFNQNIMSYITAKNSISVLDYPYCVVHELPELTAESLEAGDNNQFCWRNLFSCINLLRILNKLTKWKHSRTMMLVVFKSAPILKRALKVKQAMMQLYVLKLLKVQTKYLGRQWRKSNMKTMSAIYQKVRHRLNDDWAYGNDLDARPWDFQAEECALRASIERFNSRRYDRAHSNPDFLPVDNCLQSVLGQRVELPEDFQMNYDLWLEREVFSRPISWEELLQ from the exons ATGGTGACCCGGGCAGCCCGCCGCGGTAAACGGGTTGAGACTCTCGGCCTTAAGATGAGTACATGGATGCTGCTGTTTCATTTGATCCCAGTCCCGAAG GGCTATTCCGAATCCCCAGACTTGGAGTTTGAATATGCAGACACAGATAGATGGTCTGCAGAGCTGTCGG AACTATACAGCTACACGGAGGGTCCGGAGTTCCAGCTGAATCGAAAATGCTTTGAGGAAGATTTTAGGGTCCACG TGCTGGATAAAAAATGGACCGAGCTGGACAGCAGCCAGCATCGAACCCATGCCATGCGGCTCCTCGATGGGCTGGAGGTCACTGCCAGGGAGAAGAGGCTCAAGGTGGCCCGAGCCATCCTCTACGTTGCACAAG GCACCTTTGGAGAGTGCGGCTCCGAGGCTGAAGTTCAAGCCTGGATGCGATATAACATTTTCTTGCTACTGGAAGTTGGGACCTTCAACGCTTTGGTGGAGCTTCTGAACATGGAGATTGA TAACAGCGCCGCCTGCAGCAGTGCCGTGAGGAAGCCCGCCATCTCCCTGGCCGACAGCACAGATTTGAG GGTGTTGCTGAACATCATGTACCTGATCGTAGAGACTGTCCGGCAGGAGGCTGAGGGAGACAAGATTGAGTGGAAGACCATTAGGCAGACTTTCCGAGCAGAGCTAG GGGCCCCGCTGTATAACAACGAGCCATTTTCCGTCATGCTCTTCGGAATGGTGACCAAATTCTGCAGCGGCCATGCCCCGCACTTCCCTATGAAGAAGGTGCTGCTACTGCTCTGGAAAACGGCGCTG TGCACTCTGGGAGGCTTCGAGGAGCTCCAAGCCATGAAAGCCGAGAAACGGGAGATACTGGGCCTCCCGTCACTTCCAGAGGACAGCATCAAAGTGATCCGCAACATGAGGGCTGCGTCCCCACCGGCGTCGGCCTCCGACCTGATCGAACAGCAGCAGAAACGGGGCCGGCGGGAACACAAG GCTCTGATTAAGCAAGACAACCTCGATGCCTTCAATGAGCGGGACCCTTACAAAGCTGACGACTCccgtgaggaagaggaggagaatgacgATGACAGCAGCCTCGAGGGGGAGACATTCCCCCTGGAACGAGACGAGGTGATGCCTCCACCCATCCAGCACCCTCCCACTGACCGATTCGCCTGCCCAAaggggctgccctgggctcccaaggtcag AGAGAAGGACATCGAGATGTTCCTGGAATCCAGCCGCAGCAAGTTCATTGGCTACACGCTGGGGAA TGACACGAACACGGTGGTGGGGCTGCCCAGGCCCATCCACGAGAGCATCCGAACCCTGAAACTG CACAAGTACACGTCGATCGCGGAGGTTCAGGTTCAGATGGAAGAGGAGTACGTGCGCTCCCCGCTCTCCGGG ggggaagaggaagtggaGCAAGTTCCTACGGAAGCCCTGTAccagggcctccttcccagcctGCCCCAGTACATG ATTGCCTTGCTGAAGATCCTGCTGGCCGCAGCCCCCACTTCCAAAGCCAAGACGGATTCCATTAACATCCTCGCGGACGTCTTGCCGGAGGAGATGCC GACCACGGTGCTGCAGAGCATGAAGCTGGGCGTGGACGTGAACCGGCACAAAGAGATCATCGTCAAGGCCATTTCCGccgtgctgctcctgctgctcaaACACTTCAAGCTGAATCACGTTTATCAG TTTGAGTACATGGCCCAGCACCTGGTGTTTGCCAACTGCATCCCACTCATCCTGAAATTCTTCAATCAGAACATCATGTCCTACATCACTGCCAAGAACAG CATCTCGGTCTTGGATTACCCTTACTGCGTGGTACACGAGCTTCCGGAGCTGACGGCAGAGAGTCTG GAAGCCGGGGACAACAATCAGTTTTGCTGGCGGAACCTGTTCTCCTGTATAAACCTCTTGAGGATATTGAACAAGCTGACAAAGTGGAAGCACTCCAGGACCATG ATGCTGGTGGTGTTCAAGTCGGCTCCCATCCTGAAACGAGCCCTGAAGGTGAAGCAAGCCATGATGCAGCTCTACGTCCTGAAGCTGCTCAAGGTGCAGACCAAGTACCTGGGACGGCAGTGGAGGAAAAGCAACATGAAGACCATGTCCGCGATCTACCAGAAAGTGCGGCACCGGCTCAACGATGACTGGGCCTATGGAAATG ATCTGGATGCACGGCCCTGGGACTTCCAGGCGGAGGAGTGCGCCCTGCGAGCCAGCATCGAGCGCTTCAACTCCCGGCGCTACGACCGGGCGCACAGCAACCCTGACTTCCTGCCCGTGGATAACTGTTTACAGAGCGTGCTGGGCCAGAGGGTGGAGCTGCCGGAGGATTTCCAGATGAACTATGACCTGTGGCTAGAAAGGGAAGTCTTCTCCAGACCTATCTCCTGGGAAGAACTGCTACAATAA